Part of the Gallalistipes aquisgranensis genome, CTGGGGACAGGGACGCGACGTGGAGACGCTCGCTTCGTTCTTCTCACCCGCAACGGGCCGCGTTTACGCCAATTCCGACTGGCGCGAGAAGGTCGACCCGATTTCGTTCCGCTACCAGGCGGCAACCTGCTCTGCCGCCAATACGCCCAACAAGTCGGCGATTACCGAGGAGCAGTACAATTCGGTCAATCCGTATTTCTTCTTCTCGGGTCTGAATGCGGGTCAGTTGCAGATCAATTCTCCCGCGAATTCGAACAGCCAGTTGCGTAACTTCTTCATCAATGCGACCAATCCCAGCGGAACGAAGACCGACGAGAACCGGCTGCCCGGGGCGAAGGTCGACTGCTATGGTACTCCCGTACTGACGTTCCGCTACCTCGATCCTTCCAACGGAACGGAACAGGCATTGATCGAGCAGGTCCGGAACCAGACGCTGGAGAAGATCGACGAAGAGGTTTTCCCGATCGACGTGGAGGCGAAGACCGTCGCCGGTATCGGGATCAATTCGGCGAAAGGCTCTCTGAACAGCGACGTGTGGGCGAATGGCAAATATACGGCAGGTACCGACGCTGCCAATGTCGATGTCGATGCCGTGCTGATGGTGCTTTATTACGGATACGAGGGTTCGACGGGAAATGTCGCGGCGAATGTGAAGCGGATCGGCTTCCTGCATATCCGTACGGTCAATTTCAAGACCTATAACAACACCAAAGCGCCGTCGTCGAGCGATGTGACTTTCAACTGTTACTGGCAGAAGTACGATTACGATTATTCCAAGATTGTCAAATAACCTAAAACTTCCCCGAAGATGAAACGAGTCTCCAAGTATCTGGCTCTCCTTCTGGCGGGATCGCTCGCGGTGCTGACTGCGTGCGGCCCTGAGATGAGCCAGGTTGATGTACAGCATATTCCTGCGGTAGACGGCACCAAACTCGATCCGTTGACCGACGAAAGCGGAAGTTCCCGTGCCTATGTCGGTACGGAAGTGAAGGCTGAGGGTTTCAACCTCGACCTCGTGACCCGCGTGAGTGTGGGCGAACTCGACGCCGAGATCACCGAACAGACGATCAAGACGCTCAAATTCAAGATTCCCGAGCTGCAGTTGGCCCAGCAGGACGCTCCGCATGCGGTTGACCTGAACATTTACGACGCGAAAGGTACGATCTTCACCTGTCCTTACTATGTGACCGTTCCGGTCACCGATGCCCGGATCGAAGGTTATGAACCCAACGAGGGTACGGTCGGTACGGAGATCACCCTCAAGGGGCGGAATCTGGAACAGATCACCCGCGTGCATTTCGGTGGAGTGACGGTCGAGGCGGCCGACTTCACGGACGTGGCCTCCGGTGCGGTGAAGTTCGCGGTTCCGGGAGGAGATTACGCCGCAGGGGACAGCCAGATCGCCATTTCGGCCGAATGGGGTACGAGTACGATCGACGTGACGGGAGAGGCCCCGTTCGCGATGCATACGCCGCGTTTCGATGCCGTGTCGCAGCCCGAGGGTACGAACTCCGCGATCGGCGATGAGGTGACCTTTACGGGTTCGAACCTCGATCTGGTGAACGGCATGAAGTGGGGCGAGTATGAATTGATCGTGACCGAAACGGAGGCCACGGCTGTCACGGTGAAATTCCCCTCGTCGATCGACAAGGCAGATCCGGTCGTTGCGACGGCGGCGCTGACGGCGCTTTGGGGTACTCCCCAACAGTCGACAAGCGTGGTTTCGGCATGGCGTGTCGATACGACGCCCACGGGTCCCGCAACACCGGTGCTGACCCGTATGGAGGCCGAGGACGGCGGCGAGGACAACAAGTTCTATCTGGGCAAGACCGTGACGGTCGTGGGCGAGAATTTGGCCTCGGTCGAGGGCTTTACGGTCGGCGGTGTGGA contains:
- a CDS encoding IPT/TIG domain-containing protein is translated as MKRVSKYLALLLAGSLAVLTACGPEMSQVDVQHIPAVDGTKLDPLTDESGSSRAYVGTEVKAEGFNLDLVTRVSVGELDAEITEQTIKTLKFKIPELQLAQQDAPHAVDLNIYDAKGTIFTCPYYVTVPVTDARIEGYEPNEGTVGTEITLKGRNLEQITRVHFGGVTVEAADFTDVASGAVKFAVPGGDYAAGDSQIAISAEWGTSTIDVTGEAPFAMHTPRFDAVSQPEGTNSAIGDEVTFTGSNLDLVNGMKWGEYELIVTETEATAVTVKFPSSIDKADPVVATAALTALWGTPQQSTSVVSAWRVDTTPTGPATPVLTRMEAEDGGEDNKFYLGKTVTVVGENLASVEGFTVGGVEASLVGVPTDVEAKFTVPDGVTFTEATEVDVVALYNGGNQADFGKAKVYPFYYYKNVKIGARDASNAQIAFCFPDLGRTVSTDDWRTYDKYASAEVMKTKNELNKDVIGKAEYYEVLPYFFCSSGSSSFSLQGPCGSNSQLKNFKTSGGVSITDGNTWYGTPIVGFRNIEESGAKEEALATAAAVRDGSIGTMVFTTVKTATASPAYAFDGDATGSGDFKVGSVLLVQYSTYDWGKIKAEEDGICRTGFLFIKEVTAAATDDTSGTITFDMYWSKTLNE